A portion of the Phyllopteryx taeniolatus isolate TA_2022b chromosome 15, UOR_Ptae_1.2, whole genome shotgun sequence genome contains these proteins:
- the LOC133465042 gene encoding annexin A1-like, translating into MSFFRKFYQNIIHDRNPDNDTIKVKGKVTPVFYGTVAPYPDFNASKDAAVLQSGIQSKGVDEDVIISVLVKRNNEQRQKIKVVYEASTGQSLNRALKSALRSDLEDISLALLMPPAHFDAYLIRDATKRLGTDEDVLVEVLATRSNEELRELKRVYKEEYGDDLEDVIKDETRGDFTTALLAMLKANKDESTEVDMALAQKDAETLFEAGENTKGVEVSAFVDILTTRSGPQLSKTFQRYACVSDMTLPKALNVELRGDIEDCLIDIVKCAWSTPAFFAEKLHRAMERHGTCEDTLIRVMVSRSEVDLKKILEEYRAMYDSTLQEDILKDTEHHFENILLGLCGPH; encoded by the exons ATGTCTTTCTTCAGGAAATTCTACCAAAATATCATTCATGACAGAAACCCTGACAATGACACAATTAAA GTTAAAGGGAAAGTGACGCCTGTGTTTTACGGAACAGTGGCCCCGTACCCCGACTTCAATGCAAGCAAAGATGCTGCAGTTCTACAGAGTGGCATTCAGAGTAAAG GAGTGGATGAGGATGTGATCATTTCAGTCTTGGTCAAAAGAAACAATGAGCAGAGACAGAAGATCAAAGTCGTTTATGAGGCTTCCACCGGCCAG TCACTGAATCGAGCGCTGAAGTCTGCGCTCAGGTCAGATTTGGAGGACATCTCTTTGGCCTTATTGATGCCGCCAGCTCACTTTGATGCCTACTTGATCAGAGATGCGACAAAG AGACTGGGCACAGATGAAGATGTCCTAGTAGAGGTTCTGGCAACCAGGTCAAATGAAGAGCTCCGAGAGTTGAAGAGAGTCTATAAAGAAG AGTACGGGGATGACCTGGAGGATGTTATTAAGGATGAAACGAGGGGTGACTTCACCACAGCCCTTCTGGCTATGTTGAAGGCAAACAAAGATGAGAGCACAGAAGTTGACATGGCTCTGGCCCAAAAGGATGCAGAG ACTCTGTTCGAAGCCGGCGAGAATACAAAAGGAGTCGAAGTCTCCGCCTTCGTCGACATCCTGACCACACGCAGCGGACCTCAACTCTCCAAAA CATTCCAGAGGTACGCCTGTGTCAGCGACATGACGCTACCTAAAGCTCTGAACGTTGAGCTGCGGGGAGACATTGAAGATTGTCTCATTGACATTG TGAAATGTGCATGGAGCACACCGGCATTCTTTGCTGAGAAGCTCCATCGAGCTATGGAG CGCCATGGCACGTGTGAAGATACGCTGATCAGGGTGATGGTTAGCCGCTCGGAGGTCGACCTGAAGAAGATCTTGGAAGAATACAGGGCCATGTATGACTCAACGCTACAGGAGGACATACTG AAAGACACAGAGCATCACTTTGAGAACATCCTCCTTGGACTGTGTGGACCGCACTGA